GTAGCTTAGCAACTTCTTGCGTGATGGCATTAAAATCAACGTTCATCCCGAATGCCATAAATGCCATCATAGAAACGACACTTAAAAAGGCAACGCCTGCCCCTGCCACAATCGCCGAAAGAGCTGTTCCTTTTCTCGCATAAAAAATCCCCATGACTGAACCCCAAACTGCACTTGAAAAAGCAAGTGTAGCCGCAAACGGACCCGTAATGATCCAGCCCAGAAACGTAAAGGCAAGGGAAATCCATACCATGTTACGTACTGTTCGATTTACTGCCAAAAGGATAAAAGGCAGAGGTATCAGGAAACTGACGAGTCCTCCCAGTATGGTATATGTACCGAGAAACAGCAGCACCAGTGCGATACCCAGCATAAGGGCATTTTCAGCCAAGTGTTTCGTTTTGGACGGCATGTCAGCACCTCATTATTCATGTCTCATGTACACTATCCATAGAAAACTATGGAAAAAAGAGGGCCACGCAATTGTGCCCCCCTTTTTATAGCTTTTGCAACTTATTCAGCAGTGTAAGGCAACAGTGCTACTTGACGGGATCGCTTGATTGCGATTGTCAGTGCACGTTGATACTTCGCAGAAGTACCAGTTACACGACGTGGCAAGATTTTGCCGCGCTCGCTGATGAACTTTTTCAGCAAGTCAACATCTTTATAATCGATGTGCTTGATTTTGTTCACTTTAAAGAAGCATACTTTACGACGCTTATTAGGACGTCCTTTGCGTGCCATGATAGTCCCTCCCTCTTAGGAATGTGAAAGTTATACGATACTAGAACGGCAAGTCATCATCTGAAATGTTGATCGGCTTGCCTGCACTCGCGAAAGGATCACCAAACGGATCGTAGTCATTGTTTCTTTGACCGGATGGTTTGTTACCGCCACCCATGCCAGGGCCTGGATCGTATCCTGAATTATCTCCGCCAGCTTCATTGCCTCGACCGCCCAAAAATTGAACGTTCTCCGCAACAACTTCCGTCACATATACTCTTTTACCTTCTTTATTATCGTAGGAGCGTGTTTGCATACGTCCTTCAATAGCTGCTTGTCTACCTTTACGCAAGTAGCTTGCGCACAGATCGGCAAGTTTTTGCCAAGCGACAATATTAATGAAGTCCGTTTCTCTCTCACCCGCTTGATTGGTGCGGGGACGATTCACGGCCACAGTAAAAGTAGCAACGGCAACGCCATTTGGCGTGTAGCGAAGTTCTGGATCTTTCGTCAGGTTGCCGATGAGAATGACTTTATTCATCTTGGTTCCCCCTCTGAACGCGACAATGATTACTTCTCATCACGAACAAACATAAAGCGGATTACGTCGTCATTGATTTTCATCAGACGCTCAGCTTCCGCAACAGCATCGGAGTTCGCTTTGAAGTTCATCAAAACGTAGTAACCTTCACGGAACTTGTTGATTTCGTACGCAAGACGACGTTTACCCATTTCTTGAAGCTTGGAGATTTCTCCACCATAGTTAGTTACAACTTCGCTGTAACGAGCTACATTGGATTTTACTTTCTCTTCTTCAAGGTCTGGACGCAATACATACATTACTTCGTATTGACGCATACCTTTTCACCTCCTTATGGACTTTGCGGCCCTAAACGGGCAAGGAGCGAGTGCTAAAAACGAAACGCACAATACATGCACTCCATAAATACTCGCATTATCGTATTATAGCAAAACGCCTATGCCGAATCAAGAATTTCGTACTAAACGTTGAAGCGGAAATGCATAACATCTCCATCTGCCACTACGTACTCTTTCCCTTCAAGACGGTACTTCCCGCGATCTCTGGCTGCTGCCACAGAACCAGCATCTACCAGATCATCATACGCAATCACTTCCGCTCGAATGAAGCCGCGCTCAAAATCGGTATGAATCACGCCTGCCGCTCCTGGAGCCTTTGTACCCTGACGGATGGTCCAAGCGCGTACTTCTTGTACACCGGCTGTGAAGTACGTTACCAATCCCAGCAGCTTGTAAGCAGCACGAATCAATCGGTCGAGACCAGACTCAGAAAGTCCCAATTCTTCCAAAAACATTTCTTTGTCTTCGCCCTCGAGCTCAGCAATTTCTGCTTCTACTTTCGCGCTGATAACAACCACTTCTGCGCCTTCACTCGCTGCATGCTGGCGAACTGTTTGCACATGCGGGTTGCTGTCTGCATCGTTAATGCCATCTTCCGCTACGTTGCACACATACAGCATTGGCTTGATTGTCAGCAGATGCAAATCGCGAATCCATTTGCGCTCTTCATCATCGAGTTCTACACTGCGAGCAGATTGCCCCTCTTCAAATGCTGCTTTCAATTTCTCCAGCACGTCCAGCTCTTGTTTGGATTCCTTATCGCCGGACTTCACTTTGCGTGCAATGCGGTCAATACGACGATCAACAGAGTCCAGATCAGCAAAAATCAGCTCCAGGTTGATTGTCTCGATATCGCTCAAAGGATCGACACGACCTGCTACGTGAGTAATGTTCTCATCTTCAAAGCAACGGACAACATGGGCAATCGCGTCCACTTCACGAATGTGTCCAAGGAATTGGTTGCCAAGTCCTTCGCCTCTGCTCGCGCCTTTTACCAAGCCTGCAATGTCTACGAATTCAAACGCAGTTGGAACTACCTTGTTTGGTACAACGATCTGTGTCAGCTTTTCCAGACGCGGATCTGGTACCTCTACGATCCCTACGTTCGGGTCAATCGTACAGAACGGGTAGTTAGCCGATTCAGCGCCCGCTTGTGTAATAGCATTAAACAATGTCGATTTTCCTACGTTAGGAAGACCTACAATCCCGCATGATGCACCCATCTATATACACTCCCTCATCATCATCCTGACATCCTTTTAAGTATATAGATTTGGTTTTCAGATTACAATTGTCTCCTTGTGGAAGCTTTTTTACTTGTCTCTTCCTGTGCTCATCATAGCTCCAGGTGGTGGGACAAAAAAAGAAATGCTAGACTAGACAAACAGAATCTGTTTGCTACGGTAAAATAAATGGTACGAGGTGACTACAAAAATGAAGCTCTTACTCCTTGGTGCCACTGGTCGCGTAGGAAGCCATATCCTCGACTATGCATTAAAAGATGGGCATGAAATAACCATTCTCGTTCGCTCGGCAGACAAGCTCCCTTATCTGGCTGCTGAAAATCTTCGTGTCCTGACCGGAAATGTTCTCGATCAAAAGGATGTTGCATCAGCCATGCGTGGTGTTGACGCGGTCATTAGCGCGCTCGGGACAGATAAAGCGACGACGTTATCTGAAGGAACTCCCTATATTATTGAAGCAATGAAACATGAAGGCGTGTCACGCATTATAACAGTGGGCACCGCCGGCATCTTGCAAAGCAGAGTTTCTCCTGACCTGCTCCGCTATCAATCCAGTGAGTCCAGACAAAAATTGACGCGTGCTGCCGAGGAACATCACAAGGCATTCTCGCTCTTGGAACAGTCTGAGCTCAATTGGACTATTGTTTGCCCGACTTATTTGCCAGATGGCGAGTATACAGGCACTTACCGGGTCGAGGCTCACCAGTTGCCTGTAGATGGGATGCAAATTTCCGTTCCGGATACGGCGGAGTTTACGTATCAGCAGCTTTCTACTTCCGAGTACGTGCGAGCGAGAGTCGGCATTGCCTACTGATACATACAAAAAAACAGGCTCCTATCCGTAATGGAAGGGAGCCTGTTTTGCTTCTATTGCTTCTTTACTTCTCGTTTACCAGCTTTTCCAGCTCATTCAATGTCTCTTCAAAGATTTCCATCGCTTGCTCGATTGGCTGGGACGTGGACATGTCCACCCCTGCTGCTTTCAGCACCTCGATAGGCGGAGCAGAGTTACCCGCTTCGAGGAAGTTTTTGCGAACTCGATCCACTGCTGGCTGACCTTCATCCATGATTTGCTTCGCTAATGCTTGTGCAGCGGCAAAGCTCGTCGAGTATTGATAGACGTAGTATTTATAGTTGTAGAAATGGCTCACACGCGCCCATTCCATACCGATTTCTTCATCGGAAACCATGTCTTTTCCGTAGTACTTTTTGTTGATGTCGAGGTAGATCTTCTTGATCGCTTCCGCATTCAAAGATTCCCCGGCTTGTTCCTTCTCGTGAATCGCTCTCTCAAACTCCGCAAACTGCGTCTGACGGAACAGCGTAGAACGGAAGTTTTCCAGATAGTGATTCAAGAGATACATCTTCTCTTCCTTCGTCTTCGCCTTCGCGTACATGCTCTTGAACAGCAGAGTTTCATTCATGGTCGAAGCCACTTCTGCCGTAAAGATTGGGTAGTTGGACGAAATGTACGGCTGGTTTTTGTTCGTGTAATAGGACTGCATCGCATGTCCCATCTCATGGGCGATCGTATACACATCGTCGAGCGTACCTTGGTGGTTCAACAGTACGTATGGATGTGTGTCATAAGCACCCCATTGGTAAGCACCCGTGCGCTTGTCATCAGTGGAATAGACATCTACCCAGCCTCCATCGAGACCTTCAGACATTGCCTTGACATAGTCGTCACCCATTACCTGCAAACCATCAACGACAATTTTCTTTCCTTCGTCGAAGGAAATATATTTGTCATCAGATGGAACGATCGGCACGTAAATGTCGTACATGTGCAATTCCTTCACGCCAAGCATTTTCTTTTTCAAGGAAATGTAGCGATGCAGCAATGGCAGATTGTCATTCACCGTGTCAATCAGCTCATCATACACCTTCGTGGGTACGTTGTTCGGTGTCAGGCTTGCCTCCAGCGCAGAATCGTAATTGCGTACCGCTGCGTAAAAATTATCTCCTTTTACTTTGGCAGCCAATGTTGATGCAAACGAGTCTTGGAAATCGATCAGAGCCCCATAATACGCTTTGAACGCTTCTCTGCGCACATTTTGATCTTTGCTTTCCATATAGGAAATGAAATTGGCACGAGTCAACTGAACTTCCTTGCCTGTCTCATCTTTGATTTTAGGGAACCTCACGTCTTTGGACAGCATGCTGTAAATATTAGTAGGCGCACCGCCCAATGGCGACGATTTCGCCAAGAGCTGCTCCATATCCGCAGAGAGTGAGTACGGCTTCGTTCTCAGCATGTCTTCGATAAACAGCTTGTAAGGCTCAAGCTCCTTTTCGGACAGTAAGCTCTTTATTTTGTCATCGGGAATCGCAACGATTTCAGGCTGTACCCATGAAGTTTTTTCTGTGACAAGCGTGTACATTTTCTCAGCGCGGTCTCCCAGCTTTTGCAGATCAGGATTCGCGGAGTTTACATCGAGAGACATGTTTGCATACACGTATGCTTTGTCATTTAAGCGCATCAATTCAACATAGTCATCGAATGCCGCTTGCATCGTAGCAGAAGATGTACCCAGCTTGCCTTGGTGCTTCGTGAAAGCGTTTGCTAAAGATTCAACCTTAGCAACATCCTTTTCCCATTCCTTAACAGTCGGATAAATATGATCCAGCTTCCACTTGTACGCATCTGGGATCTCAGTGCGAGTTTGATAAGAAGGCTTCTCAGCAGCAAGAGCTATCGCCTGCGTGCTGTAAGGAATGAATGGTACGGATACTGTCGACAATGCAATGGCCAAAGCCGTAACTGATGCAAATACTTGCTTCTTCAAATCTCAATCGCCCCTTTTCTTCTATCTATTTTTGCCAAATTATAAGTGTGTAATTATATTTTCACCTGCCAAATTCCTTCTTACTAATAAAAATTTTTCAAATATTCAATAACAACCGTCAATTTATCCAGAGAAAATCCACTTTTGTGGATAAGTCTGTGGATAAATATTTACTAACAACTTTTTATCCCCCTCAGCATTTGCAAACACTCCTTTTTTCCGCAAAAAGTTGTCCACATTTTCTGTGGATATGCTGTGAATAACTTATTTTCCTTGGAACTGGGGCATCCGCCTATACCTCACTGTGGGTTCCTACATAGCATGAGTATTGAAACTACGGTAGGAGGTGTTAGCAAGTGGGTATCTTTAACGGCTTCGACGATTTCGCGCTGATCTTGGTTCTGTTCATCCTTCTCGTTATCGTAGGTTGCGACTGCGACTAACCTACTCCGCTGCCATCCAGCCTATCTGAAGGTAAGCTTGCATCCTCAGCAGCCTTACCTTCTCCAATTCCACATAGATCATAGCCAAGGCAATGCAGCCTAGGGATAATGATCAGTCATAACCTACGTACTATCACCGGGAGATACATTTGATCGTACAAAAGGAAAAAGGATGCGCCTCTATTGGCTGCATCCTTTTTTTTATCCACATGCTTGATCCAGGACTATTTCGATCCGGTCTGAAAAGTTATCCACTGCGCTTGATTTACATTACCTGCTGTGTCCTTTACCAAACCGGCGATAAGACTTACCTGATATCTCGTATGTGGCTGCCATTTTCCTTTTGGCCTCACAGACAACATCCGCTTGCTTTTGTTCCACGTAATGGTATGCGGAACAATAATCCCTTTTTCATCTGTCACACGAACTAATGGCCCGGCCGTTTTGCTGGATAGGACTCCACCACTAACCAAAGCAATCTCTTCTGCAAACTGGAGTGTCACTTTATCCTGAAGCGATACATTTTTAGCCCCGTGTCCGGGCAACATGACTGCTTGCGGAGCGATACTATCCACAGGTTTTCTCGTTTGAAACGTGCTGGCCAGCTCTGGATTCAAATTGCCTCGCTGATCCTTCAATTTTTTGGCCAGAAGGCTTACTCGATAAGACGCCCCTGCTTCCAGATTGCCTACCGGATCAATCATCATGCTTCGATCTGTTTTGTTCCATTTCGCCGTAAAACGAACCTTCTTTTTTTTCGCATCCGTGAGCGAAATGATCGAGAGACCAGACTTGTCGGTGAGCTCTTGCCCATTTTTTAACGAAACCGGTCCCGAAAACGTCAGTGTAATGATTTGATCCGGGTTAATTTCCGCCGATTTGTCAGCTGGGGATATTTTCACTCCCCATTCGTTTGCCGACTTTGCCCACACTCCCTGTGATGGAACCAGGAAAAGCGCAAGCACTACTACCCATTGCAACCACCGAACACTCATCTTTTTCATCGAACCCCTCCCGTCTAAAACGATGAAGCCGCTCCCTGAAGAATATAAGCGCGTCGCTTCATCGTTTACAGGCATTGTAGAAAAAGACAGATGGGTTGATCAAAGAAATATGGTCTATGATTGCGGTTCTTCCTCCGCGCGAATCAGTATCTTTTTCAGCTTGCGTTCAAATTCTAGTCGTCCAATCATTACACTATGATCGCAACCCGTACATTTGATTCGCACATCCATGCCCATGCGTATGACTTTCCACGCATTCGTGCCACATGGATGCGGCTTTTTCATCTGTACGACATCCCCCAGTCCAAATTGCTTGCGTTCCATTTCTCTTTCTCCTCTCTACACTGTTCCCTTTCCAGACACCGCGACGATTTTTGGATACGGAATTTGAATCCCTCGGTTGGTTAATTCCGTTCTGATCTTCGCACGTAAATTTCGATTGACTCCGTGATGGGTGTTCGGCTTGCACTCAGCCGTAACACGGATGATGACTTCGGAAGGTCCCAGTGCATGTACCCCTAAAATCTGTGGCTCAGCTACGATATCCGTCAATTCTGTTTGAGCCGATGCCAATACTTCTTTGAGCACAGACTCCACTAGGTTCAGATCCTCTTCATACGCTACAGATACGTCGACAACCGCTAACGTATTTTGCAAAGAAAAGTTGGTCACTTGATTAATCGTGCCGTTTGGAAAGATGTGTACCTCCCCCGTCCAGCTTCGCACCTTTGTAATGCGCAGACCAATCTCCTGCACCGTTCCTGTCAAATTGTTGATCGTTACGACGTCTCCGACAGCAAATTGATCCTCAAAAATAATGAAGAATCCCGTAATGATATCACGCACGAGACTTTGCGCCCCGAAACCGACTGCCAATCCCAGTACCCCTGCGCTTACCAAAACAGGGCGCAAATCAATGCCCAACAGCTGCAAGATCATGAGAATCGCTAAAAAGTAAATGCCGTACTGAACGATATTGTTGACGAGCACCCGCATCGTGTCCACCCGGCGTTGATCCATTTGTATCTTGCTTCCGTGGCGGTGCTGGAACACTTTATTTACGCCTGATTGCACAACGGAAACGACGATTCGCGATAACAGGATGATCGCGGCTATTTTCAGTACAGCCATCCCTATATTTACCCACATATCCGCATCTGTCACATACGCATATACCTGAGCATAAATTCTTTCAAAGAAACTAGCTTGATTCATTCCTCCCGCTCCTTCTGCTCCCCGTTTTCGTCGACCTCGCTATACTGGCCAAAAAACTGACGGAAGTATCCTCGTATTACCACTTGTTGTTCCATCATGATCGCTTTCGCTCGTGAGTAATCCGACAGTGGGAACTCAATGGAAAGGGCACAGCCTGCCGTTATTTCTTTTGGCGTTGGTCTTGTATCAATTTCAATATCTTCGTACTCCAGCAGCATTTCTGCCCGCAAGGCTTGTTGCGTGGAATCAAACGCGATCAGCACTGTCTCTCCTCCCATTTCACTCCCCCTTATCTCTTTCACGCAAACTGCCATAGGCTCCTCTTATTTTACCTGTTCGTTTTCATGCATGCCAGCCTGCTGAGTTTTCAAAACCTACGTAACTTTCCCATTAGCAGGTATAAAAATGTCATATCGGTACGATACTGTGAATACTTTTATATAACCTTTTACAGGTTGGTTTAAGCCAAGTCGGCAAGAGTGGGGGTTTCCATGAGTACATCTGATAATCGCAAGGATTATTCTTTGCCACCTTTTAAAGTGGAATACCGCAGTGAAAACGCAGACGAGCATCTCGCCGGTCACCTTGCCCAGCGCTTTCGCTTAAATCGGTTCGATGACGACCTTGTCATTGTATGTATTGGGACAGACCGTTCTACTGGTGATGCTCTAGGCCCATTAGTAGGAACCAAGCTCATCGCACAGTCACCTCGTTTTTTGCAAGTGTACGGAACGCTTGAGGACCCTGTACACGCCATGAATCTTAAGGAAAAATTAGAGCTCATCCACACGAATCATCCGACAGCTACACTTATTGCGGTCGATGCCTGTTTAGGTCAATTTAGCCACGTCGGAAACATCAATGTGATTAATGGTCCACTAAAACCAGGGGCTGGTGTAAAAAAAGAGCTTCCTCCTGTTGGTTCCTTCCACATTACGGGGATTGTAAACGTAGGAGGATTCATGGAGTATTTTGTCCTTCAAAATACCCGGCTCTCCATCGTCATGAACATGGCAGATATCATAGCTTCCGGACTGGCCAAAGCCGTAACACTGGCTTCTACGCCTAGTCGATTCGATAGTGTCTTATATGATTGACCGTTTTTTTCTGCAAAAGGTTCCATCCCTCTTTAGAAAACTTGCTTTTTGATCTGTTCTCTCCCTCAACGGATGACAGGTCTATTTTTTTTACACATAAATCGTCAGGCACTTTTCGATCACTTGGGCGCTGATCGGCGTTGGCGCTACACTTTCTCCATCTGCATGGACAGGCAGCTGTCCCGCTGCCTGTATCGTTATCTGCTTGCCCCTATAAAACCGGACAGCCGGATGATGACGATGAGCTCCTGTGAATATTTTCGGAAAAGCAGCTAACAATCCGAGTCGGCTCACACCACTTACTACGCAAATGTCTGCGATGCCATCGTCCGGGATAGCATCGGGACAAATCAGCATTCCTCCTCCGTAATTCGGAATATTGGCAGCGACAACTAGCCAGACAGCCTCTAAACCAGCCTCATGACCATCAACGTTCAGTACGATGTCACATGGCTGATACGTACATACGACGCGAATCACCGATATAATGTAGGCGAGTGCTCCGAGCTTATACCGATTTAGCCAAGCTTTGTACACAGCTTGATCTGTTATCTTTGCTACCTGTGCATCGAATCCAGCCCCGATTGAATTCACAGCTACTTCTCCATTCAATAAAAGCAGATCGATTCGCTTTTCCCCTTTTTCCGACAGAATTCGCTCTAATGCCTGTAACGGTTTCATCGGAATTCCATGTCCGCGAGCGAAATCATTCCCGGAACCAGCCGGCACCAATCCAAATCGACAATCTTGTTTCGATTCGTATATCCCGTTTATCACGCCTCGGACAGTACCATCCCCTCCGACAGCAATGATTTTATTTACTCCCTCTTTTTCAATCAGCTCTTTTGATAATTTTTCGGCGTCCCCCTCTCCTGATGTCAACCTGACATGAAAAGGCGCTCCCAGACGTCGTAGCGTCGCCTCAATTTGCCTCCATACTTTCAACCCTGTGCCATTACCTGATACAGGATTGACGATAACACCCAACATACCATTCTCTCCCCAAACATGCTGTCGTACTGTATTGTCCCGTCCCGCTTATCCATCCTTGCTCGTAAATCGAGTTTTTGTATCATATTATCGCATGCTATTTTTATCGATGATAGTTGATTTTTCATAAAAAAAGACTCCTCCCGAAGGAAGAGCCTCTCTGCGGACTATGAAAACAGCTTTGAAATCCAATCGATAAAGGGAACTCCGACTGCTGCGATCACTAATGCTGGCATCATGTTGGCTACTCTTAACTGTTTGATCTCCAAAACGTTTAATCCAATGGCAATAATCATCAAGCCACCTACCGCCGTTACTTCTACCAGGATCGCATTCAGCATCGTTTCGCTCACCACACTGTAAATGCTCGTAGATAATAGCGCGATCATGCCTTGATATAAAAACACGGGCACTGCCGAAAAGATGACACCGATTCCTAGCGTTGATGCGAAAATGATCGCAGAGAATCCGTCTAGCATTGCTTTCATAAACAGTACTTCGTGGTTGTTACGCAAACCACTGTCCAATGAACCTAGTACAGCCATGGCTCCAATACAGTACACCAGCGTCCCCGTGATAAAGCCAGTGGCGATACTTCCTTGGCTCCCCCCAACTTTCCTTTCCAGCCAGTGACCCAGATTGTTTAAGCCTTTTTCAATCCCAATCCATTCACCTATTACTGTTC
This genomic stretch from Brevibacillus brevis harbors:
- the rpsR gene encoding 30S ribosomal protein S18; the encoded protein is MARKGRPNKRRKVCFFKVNKIKHIDYKDVDLLKKFISERGKILPRRVTGTSAKYQRALTIAIKRSRQVALLPYTAE
- a CDS encoding single-stranded DNA-binding protein, whose translation is MNKVILIGNLTKDPELRYTPNGVAVATFTVAVNRPRTNQAGERETDFINIVAWQKLADLCASYLRKGRQAAIEGRMQTRSYDNKEGKRVYVTEVVAENVQFLGGRGNEAGGDNSGYDPGPGMGGGNKPSGQRNNDYDPFGDPFASAGKPINISDDDLPF
- the rpsF gene encoding 30S ribosomal protein S6, with the protein product MRQYEVMYVLRPDLEEEKVKSNVARYSEVVTNYGGEISKLQEMGKRRLAYEINKFREGYYVLMNFKANSDAVAEAERLMKINDDVIRFMFVRDEK
- the ychF gene encoding redox-regulated ATPase YchF; this encodes MGASCGIVGLPNVGKSTLFNAITQAGAESANYPFCTIDPNVGIVEVPDPRLEKLTQIVVPNKVVPTAFEFVDIAGLVKGASRGEGLGNQFLGHIREVDAIAHVVRCFEDENITHVAGRVDPLSDIETINLELIFADLDSVDRRIDRIARKVKSGDKESKQELDVLEKLKAAFEEGQSARSVELDDEERKWIRDLHLLTIKPMLYVCNVAEDGINDADSNPHVQTVRQHAASEGAEVVVISAKVEAEIAELEGEDKEMFLEELGLSESGLDRLIRAAYKLLGLVTYFTAGVQEVRAWTIRQGTKAPGAAGVIHTDFERGFIRAEVIAYDDLVDAGSVAAARDRGKYRLEGKEYVVADGDVMHFRFNV
- a CDS encoding NAD(P)-dependent oxidoreductase, with protein sequence MKLLLLGATGRVGSHILDYALKDGHEITILVRSADKLPYLAAENLRVLTGNVLDQKDVASAMRGVDAVISALGTDKATTLSEGTPYIIEAMKHEGVSRIITVGTAGILQSRVSPDLLRYQSSESRQKLTRAAEEHHKAFSLLEQSELNWTIVCPTYLPDGEYTGTYRVEAHQLPVDGMQISVPDTAEFTYQQLSTSEYVRARVGIAY
- the pepF gene encoding oligoendopeptidase F, translated to MKKQVFASVTALAIALSTVSVPFIPYSTQAIALAAEKPSYQTRTEIPDAYKWKLDHIYPTVKEWEKDVAKVESLANAFTKHQGKLGTSSATMQAAFDDYVELMRLNDKAYVYANMSLDVNSANPDLQKLGDRAEKMYTLVTEKTSWVQPEIVAIPDDKIKSLLSEKELEPYKLFIEDMLRTKPYSLSADMEQLLAKSSPLGGAPTNIYSMLSKDVRFPKIKDETGKEVQLTRANFISYMESKDQNVRREAFKAYYGALIDFQDSFASTLAAKVKGDNFYAAVRNYDSALEASLTPNNVPTKVYDELIDTVNDNLPLLHRYISLKKKMLGVKELHMYDIYVPIVPSDDKYISFDEGKKIVVDGLQVMGDDYVKAMSEGLDGGWVDVYSTDDKRTGAYQWGAYDTHPYVLLNHQGTLDDVYTIAHEMGHAMQSYYTNKNQPYISSNYPIFTAEVASTMNETLLFKSMYAKAKTKEEKMYLLNHYLENFRSTLFRQTQFAEFERAIHEKEQAGESLNAEAIKKIYLDINKKYYGKDMVSDEEIGMEWARVSHFYNYKYYVYQYSTSFAAAQALAKQIMDEGQPAVDRVRKNFLEAGNSAPPIEVLKAAGVDMSTSQPIEQAMEIFEETLNELEKLVNEK
- a CDS encoding YjcZ family sporulation protein, giving the protein MGIFNGFDDFALILVLFILLVIVGCDCD
- a CDS encoding Ig-like domain-containing protein, whose amino-acid sequence is MKKMSVRWLQWVVVLALFLVPSQGVWAKSANEWGVKISPADKSAEINPDQIITLTFSGPVSLKNGQELTDKSGLSIISLTDAKKKKVRFTAKWNKTDRSMMIDPVGNLEAGASYRVSLLAKKLKDQRGNLNPELASTFQTRKPVDSIAPQAVMLPGHGAKNVSLQDKVTLQFAEEIALVSGGVLSSKTAGPLVRVTDEKGIIVPHTITWNKSKRMLSVRPKGKWQPHTRYQVSLIAGLVKDTAGNVNQAQWITFQTGSK
- a CDS encoding DUF951 domain-containing protein, with the translated sequence MERKQFGLGDVVQMKKPHPCGTNAWKVIRMGMDVRIKCTGCDHSVMIGRLEFERKLKKILIRAEEEPQS
- a CDS encoding mechanosensitive ion channel family protein: MNQASFFERIYAQVYAYVTDADMWVNIGMAVLKIAAIILLSRIVVSVVQSGVNKVFQHRHGSKIQMDQRRVDTMRVLVNNIVQYGIYFLAILMILQLLGIDLRPVLVSAGVLGLAVGFGAQSLVRDIITGFFIIFEDQFAVGDVVTINNLTGTVQEIGLRITKVRSWTGEVHIFPNGTINQVTNFSLQNTLAVVDVSVAYEEDLNLVESVLKEVLASAQTELTDIVAEPQILGVHALGPSEVIIRVTAECKPNTHHGVNRNLRAKIRTELTNRGIQIPYPKIVAVSGKGTV
- a CDS encoding DUF3343 domain-containing protein, translating into MGGETVLIAFDSTQQALRAEMLLEYEDIEIDTRPTPKEITAGCALSIEFPLSDYSRAKAIMMEQQVVIRGYFRQFFGQYSEVDENGEQKEREE
- the yyaC gene encoding spore protease YyaC, which encodes MSTSDNRKDYSLPPFKVEYRSENADEHLAGHLAQRFRLNRFDDDLVIVCIGTDRSTGDALGPLVGTKLIAQSPRFLQVYGTLEDPVHAMNLKEKLELIHTNHPTATLIAVDACLGQFSHVGNINVINGPLKPGAGVKKELPPVGSFHITGIVNVGGFMEYFVLQNTRLSIVMNMADIIASGLAKAVTLASTPSRFDSVLYD
- a CDS encoding diacylglycerol/lipid kinase family protein, with the translated sequence MLGVIVNPVSGNGTGLKVWRQIEATLRRLGAPFHVRLTSGEGDAEKLSKELIEKEGVNKIIAVGGDGTVRGVINGIYESKQDCRFGLVPAGSGNDFARGHGIPMKPLQALERILSEKGEKRIDLLLLNGEVAVNSIGAGFDAQVAKITDQAVYKAWLNRYKLGALAYIISVIRVVCTYQPCDIVLNVDGHEAGLEAVWLVVAANIPNYGGGMLICPDAIPDDGIADICVVSGVSRLGLLAAFPKIFTGAHRHHPAVRFYRGKQITIQAAGQLPVHADGESVAPTPISAQVIEKCLTIYV
- a CDS encoding DUF554 domain-containing protein, producing MILLGTLVNAGAIILGALLGRMLKRIPESMRQTVMQGIALAVFVLGIKMCLGSENFLLVIISIVLGTVIGEWIGIEKGLNNLGHWLERKVGGSQGSIATGFITGTLVYCIGAMAVLGSLDSGLRNNHEVLFMKAMLDGFSAIIFASTLGIGVIFSAVPVFLYQGMIALLSTSIYSVVSETMLNAILVEVTAVGGLMIIAIGLNVLEIKQLRVANMMPALVIAAVGVPFIDWISKLFS